A genomic stretch from Echeneis naucrates chromosome 6, fEcheNa1.1, whole genome shotgun sequence includes:
- the ptdss1a gene encoding phosphatidylserine synthase 1: MASVYSGSHTLSKDDVNYRMHFRMINEQQVEDITIEFFYRPHTITLLTCAVLSLMYFAFTRDDGNPDSNLWVGLILVISFFLIISVLAFPNGPFTRPHPAIWRIVFGLSVLYFLFLVFIIFLNWQQVKQLMYWLDPNLRYAKREADIMEYAVNCHVITWERILSHFDIFAFSHFWGWGMKALLIRSYGLCWSISITWELTELFFMHLLPNFAECWWDQVILDILLCNGGGIWLGMTVCRFLEMRTYHWASIKDIHTTTGKIKRAALQFTPASWTYVRWLDPKSSLQRVMGVYMFMIIWQLTELNTFFLKHIFVFPASHALSWCRILFIGIITAPTVRQYYAYLTDTQCKRVGTQCWVFGAIAFLEALACIKFGQDLFSKTQILYVILWLLCLAFITFLCLYGMVWYAENYGPREKSLSECEDSNYTEPADHLSQEFKGETEADGNSPTTRQRRKASGKIKSINGMNSQ, translated from the exons ATGGCTTCCGTGTATAGCGGGTCCCACACCTTGAGCAAGGATGATGTGAATTACAGGATGCATTTCCGCATGATAAACGAGCAGCAGGTCGAAGATATCACCATCGAGTTTTTCTACAGGCCGCACACGATAACGCTGCTGACATGCGCCGTGCTCAGCTTGATGTATTTCGCCTTTACGAG GGATGATGGAAACCCTGACAGTAACCTCTGGGTGGGGCTCATCCTGGTCATTTCAttcttcctcatcatcagtGTTTTGGCATTCCCTAATG GCCCCTTTACAAGGCCGCATCCAGCAATATGGCGAATAGTTTTCG GTCTGAGTGTCCTCTACTTCCTTTTCCTGgttttcatcatcttcctcaatTGGCAGCAGGTGAAGCAGCTTATGTATTGGTTGGATCCAAATCTGCGCTATGCCAAGAGAGAAGCAGACATAATG GAGTATGCTGTGAACTGCCATGTCATCACCTGGGAGCGAATCCTGAGccactttgacatttttgcatTCAGCCATTTCTGGGGTTGGGGTATGAAGGCCCTCCTCATTCGAAGTTATGGCCTGTGCTGGAGCATCAGTATTACCTGGGAACTTACTGAG CTATTCTTCATGCATCTTCTGCCTAACTTTGCTGAGTGCTGGTGGGACCAGGTGATTCTGGACATTCTGCTGTGTAATGGAGGGGGCATCTGGCTTGGAATGACTGTGTGTCGCTTTTTGGAGATGAGGACCTACCACTGGGCTAGCATTAA GGACATCCACACCACCACAGGGAAGATCAAGCGAGCTGCATTGCAGTTCACGCCTGCCAGCTGGACCTATGTACGGTGGCTTGACCCTAAGTCCTCCCTTCAACGAGTGATGGGCGTCTATATGTTCATGATCATCTGGCAG CTAACTGAGTTGAACACGTTCTTCCTCAAgcatatttttgtctttccGGCAAGTCACGCTCTCAGCTGGTGTCGGATTCTGTTCATTGGTATCATCACAGCTCCAACAGTGAG GCAATATTATGCATAccttacagacacacagtgtaaGAGAGTTGGGACACAGTGTTGGGTGTTTGG GGCTATTGCCTTTCTGGAAGCCTTGGCATGTATTAAATTTGGGCAGGACTTGttctcaaaaacacaaatcctcTATGTGATCCTGTGGCTTCTGTGTTTG GCCTTCATTACATTCCTGTGCCTATATGGGATGGTGTGGTATGCTGAAAATTATGGTCCAAGAGAGAAG AGCCTCTCAGAATGTGAGGACAGTAATTACACAGAACCTGCTGACCATTTGTCCCAAGAATTTAAAG gagagacagaggcagatgGAAACAGCCCTACAACAAGACAGAGAAGGAAGGCCTCAGGAAAGATCAAATCCATCAATGGCATGAACAGCCAGTAA